A single region of the Epinephelus moara isolate mb chromosome 12, YSFRI_EMoa_1.0, whole genome shotgun sequence genome encodes:
- the LOC126398366 gene encoding hatching enzyme 1.2-like isoform X1 — MWLLVFICTLTVVGGVPVQPSQEATSHAPDNVTVTAMHGVPKPAKTQAGVVPLNDTHNVTSPAPGVVVPMLKPQQASAETLEELQEELVVQEGDMLIQEDRNAVMTLWAEATVPYIISYELADQEFNILTAFRMISDFTCIRFIPRTTELNYLEFKNGKGCASFVGCRGGAQAVYYARSCSVGNLCHEIVHALGLHHEHTRKDRDQYINVQWQSIIPGREKNFKMRSGNTLNLPYDLESIMHYGEYFFSLDGSPTMLSKYSGVQMGQRTHLSHLDIQRLNKLYHCDERMKSMYG; from the exons ATGTGGCTTCTGGTCTTTATCTGCACGTTGACAG TTGTTGGTGGTGTCCCTGTACAGCCGAGCCAGGAGGCCACCAGTCACGCCCCAG ATAATGTTACTGTCACTGCTATGCATGGTGTGCCGaagccagcaaaaacacaag CTGGTGTCGTCCCGTTAAATGACACCCACAATGTGACTAGTCCTGCCCCAG GTGTAGTTGTTCCCATGCTTAAACCACAGCAAGCCAGCGCAGAAACCTTGGAAG AGCTACAAGAGGAATTGGTTGTCCAAGAGGGAGACATGCTGATTCAG GAGGACAGGAACGCCGTAATGACCCTGTGGGCAGAAGCCACCGTGCCTTACATCATCAGTTATGAGCTGG CTGATCAAGAGTTTAACATCCTCACCGCCTTCAGGATGATATCAGATTTTACCTGCATTCGCTTCATACCACGCACCACGGAGCTGAACTACCTGGAGTTCAAGAATGGCAAAGG CTGTGCATCCTTTGTTGGTTGCCGAGGAGGAGCCCAGGCGGTGTATTACGCCCGCTCGTGCAGCGTGGGGAACCTTTGCCATGAGATCGTTCATGCTCTGGGGCTGCATCATGAACACACCCGCAAGGACCGGGATCAATATATCAATGTGCAGTGGCAGAGCATCATCCCTG GCAGAGAAAAGAACTTCAAGATGAGAAGTGGAAACACTCTGAACCTGCCGTATGACCTCGAGTCCATAATGCACTACGGAGA GTATTTTTTCAGTCTAGATGGAAGTCCAACGATGTTGTCAAAGTACAGCGGAGTGCAGATGGGTCAGAGAACACATCTCAGCCACCTGGATATACAGAGACTGAACAAACTCTACCACTGCG ACGAGCGGATGAAATCGATGTATGGATGA
- the LOC126398366 gene encoding hatching enzyme 1.2-like isoform X4 codes for MWLLVFICTLTVVGGVPVQPSQEATSHAPGVVVPMLKPQQASAETLEELQEELVVQEGDMLIQEDRNAVMTLWAEATVPYIISYELADQEFNILTAFRMISDFTCIRFIPRTTELNYLEFKNGKGCASFVGCRGGAQAVYYARSCSVGNLCHEIVHALGLHHEHTRKDRDQYINVQWQSIIPGREKNFKMRSGNTLNLPYDLESIMHYGEYFFSLDGSPTMLSKYSGVQMGQRTHLSHLDIQRLNKLYHCDERMKSMYG; via the exons ATGTGGCTTCTGGTCTTTATCTGCACGTTGACAG TTGTTGGTGGTGTCCCTGTACAGCCGAGCCAGGAGGCCACCAGTCACGCCCCAG GTGTAGTTGTTCCCATGCTTAAACCACAGCAAGCCAGCGCAGAAACCTTGGAAG AGCTACAAGAGGAATTGGTTGTCCAAGAGGGAGACATGCTGATTCAG GAGGACAGGAACGCCGTAATGACCCTGTGGGCAGAAGCCACCGTGCCTTACATCATCAGTTATGAGCTGG CTGATCAAGAGTTTAACATCCTCACCGCCTTCAGGATGATATCAGATTTTACCTGCATTCGCTTCATACCACGCACCACGGAGCTGAACTACCTGGAGTTCAAGAATGGCAAAGG CTGTGCATCCTTTGTTGGTTGCCGAGGAGGAGCCCAGGCGGTGTATTACGCCCGCTCGTGCAGCGTGGGGAACCTTTGCCATGAGATCGTTCATGCTCTGGGGCTGCATCATGAACACACCCGCAAGGACCGGGATCAATATATCAATGTGCAGTGGCAGAGCATCATCCCTG GCAGAGAAAAGAACTTCAAGATGAGAAGTGGAAACACTCTGAACCTGCCGTATGACCTCGAGTCCATAATGCACTACGGAGA GTATTTTTTCAGTCTAGATGGAAGTCCAACGATGTTGTCAAAGTACAGCGGAGTGCAGATGGGTCAGAGAACACATCTCAGCCACCTGGATATACAGAGACTGAACAAACTCTACCACTGCG ACGAGCGGATGAAATCGATGTATGGATGA
- the LOC126398366 gene encoding hatching enzyme 1.2-like isoform X2: MWLLVFICTLTVVGGVPVQPSQEATSHAPDNVTVTAMHGVPKPAKTQGVVVPMLKPQQASAETLEELQEELVVQEGDMLIQEDRNAVMTLWAEATVPYIISYELADQEFNILTAFRMISDFTCIRFIPRTTELNYLEFKNGKGCASFVGCRGGAQAVYYARSCSVGNLCHEIVHALGLHHEHTRKDRDQYINVQWQSIIPGREKNFKMRSGNTLNLPYDLESIMHYGEYFFSLDGSPTMLSKYSGVQMGQRTHLSHLDIQRLNKLYHCDERMKSMYG; encoded by the exons ATGTGGCTTCTGGTCTTTATCTGCACGTTGACAG TTGTTGGTGGTGTCCCTGTACAGCCGAGCCAGGAGGCCACCAGTCACGCCCCAG ATAATGTTACTGTCACTGCTATGCATGGTGTGCCGaagccagcaaaaacacaag GTGTAGTTGTTCCCATGCTTAAACCACAGCAAGCCAGCGCAGAAACCTTGGAAG AGCTACAAGAGGAATTGGTTGTCCAAGAGGGAGACATGCTGATTCAG GAGGACAGGAACGCCGTAATGACCCTGTGGGCAGAAGCCACCGTGCCTTACATCATCAGTTATGAGCTGG CTGATCAAGAGTTTAACATCCTCACCGCCTTCAGGATGATATCAGATTTTACCTGCATTCGCTTCATACCACGCACCACGGAGCTGAACTACCTGGAGTTCAAGAATGGCAAAGG CTGTGCATCCTTTGTTGGTTGCCGAGGAGGAGCCCAGGCGGTGTATTACGCCCGCTCGTGCAGCGTGGGGAACCTTTGCCATGAGATCGTTCATGCTCTGGGGCTGCATCATGAACACACCCGCAAGGACCGGGATCAATATATCAATGTGCAGTGGCAGAGCATCATCCCTG GCAGAGAAAAGAACTTCAAGATGAGAAGTGGAAACACTCTGAACCTGCCGTATGACCTCGAGTCCATAATGCACTACGGAGA GTATTTTTTCAGTCTAGATGGAAGTCCAACGATGTTGTCAAAGTACAGCGGAGTGCAGATGGGTCAGAGAACACATCTCAGCCACCTGGATATACAGAGACTGAACAAACTCTACCACTGCG ACGAGCGGATGAAATCGATGTATGGATGA
- the LOC126398366 gene encoding hatching enzyme 1.2-like isoform X3 translates to MWLLVFICTLTVVGGVPVQPSQEATSHAPAGVVPLNDTHNVTSPAPGVVVPMLKPQQASAETLEELQEELVVQEGDMLIQEDRNAVMTLWAEATVPYIISYELADQEFNILTAFRMISDFTCIRFIPRTTELNYLEFKNGKGCASFVGCRGGAQAVYYARSCSVGNLCHEIVHALGLHHEHTRKDRDQYINVQWQSIIPGREKNFKMRSGNTLNLPYDLESIMHYGEYFFSLDGSPTMLSKYSGVQMGQRTHLSHLDIQRLNKLYHCDERMKSMYG, encoded by the exons ATGTGGCTTCTGGTCTTTATCTGCACGTTGACAG TTGTTGGTGGTGTCCCTGTACAGCCGAGCCAGGAGGCCACCAGTCACGCCCCAG CTGGTGTCGTCCCGTTAAATGACACCCACAATGTGACTAGTCCTGCCCCAG GTGTAGTTGTTCCCATGCTTAAACCACAGCAAGCCAGCGCAGAAACCTTGGAAG AGCTACAAGAGGAATTGGTTGTCCAAGAGGGAGACATGCTGATTCAG GAGGACAGGAACGCCGTAATGACCCTGTGGGCAGAAGCCACCGTGCCTTACATCATCAGTTATGAGCTGG CTGATCAAGAGTTTAACATCCTCACCGCCTTCAGGATGATATCAGATTTTACCTGCATTCGCTTCATACCACGCACCACGGAGCTGAACTACCTGGAGTTCAAGAATGGCAAAGG CTGTGCATCCTTTGTTGGTTGCCGAGGAGGAGCCCAGGCGGTGTATTACGCCCGCTCGTGCAGCGTGGGGAACCTTTGCCATGAGATCGTTCATGCTCTGGGGCTGCATCATGAACACACCCGCAAGGACCGGGATCAATATATCAATGTGCAGTGGCAGAGCATCATCCCTG GCAGAGAAAAGAACTTCAAGATGAGAAGTGGAAACACTCTGAACCTGCCGTATGACCTCGAGTCCATAATGCACTACGGAGA GTATTTTTTCAGTCTAGATGGAAGTCCAACGATGTTGTCAAAGTACAGCGGAGTGCAGATGGGTCAGAGAACACATCTCAGCCACCTGGATATACAGAGACTGAACAAACTCTACCACTGCG ACGAGCGGATGAAATCGATGTATGGATGA
- the ttll2 gene encoding probable tubulin polyglutamylase TTLL2, with protein sequence MAAALVFRLHDRGPEVVREVLLERGWEEYDQEEQEEEDWNLYWRGSAFRNSEYHNLLPWQRLNHHPKTAGITRKDYLARNLRRMRATFGSSLYDFSPTAFILPNDYTRFLSEYNKLRLTKGPSVYWICKPVDLSRGRGIFIFEDIKDLVYDCPVIVQRYICNPLLISGYKFDLRIYACVKSFHPLTVYIHQEGLVRFATEKYNLSSLHNLYAHLTNTSINKFGPFYKTEKERVGQGCKWTMSKFRHFLHSQDINELLLWQRISNIVTLTLLTIASSVPSCPNCVELFGFDILIDVKFKPWLLEVNYSPALTLDCQADITVKKGLISDLIDLMNYTLIDSLREKAYQRQGYKQPCFDANHPSKLKETKFQKQRSGSQSSQILPLIKTHHQPKKMSLRRSRQHAFVAEYQRHLPPVDLNKIYATSSRIVNTTVNKTHTNKTLNMILGPHSRTNVSVVNRQTVPAPALWLTDNRSLHVSEVTNHDNTETEAETELSGETDVSSLIQDIPVNGVGLRCPAVSCKLPNIYSGNHRPVRMERSTALNGQHIPPLRVGDFIRTFPFNAATLRASQHELDVKIVIQELHKLTAQLATTGRKLKRKQAEIGGEEDFDSLLWGPKDPPLLSQCFKPT encoded by the exons ATGGCTGCGGCCCTGGTGTTCAGACTACATGACAGAGGACCAGAGGTGGTGAGGGAGGTGCTTCTGGAGCGAGGATGGGAGGAATATGACCAAGAagaacaggaggaggaagactgGAACCTCTACTGGCGGGGCTCTGCGTTTCGCAACTCAGAATATCACAACCTGTTACCATGGCAGCGCCTCAACCACCATCCCAAGACCGCTGGCATCACACGCAAG GATTACTTGGCACGCAACCTGAGGAGAATGCGAGCCACATTTGGTTCATCTCTTTATGACTTCAGTCCAACTGCCTTCATCCTCCCCAACGACTACACCCGATTCCTGTCTGAATACAACAAGCTGCGTCTGACCAAAGGACCATCAGTCTACTGGATTTGTAAGCCTGTGGATCTCTCCAGAGGCAGAGGGATCTTCATCTTTGAGGATATTAAGGACTTGGTTTATGACTGCCCCGTGATCGTACAGAGGTACATCTGTAACCCTCTGCTGATCTCCGGCTACAAGTTTGATCTGAGGATCTATGCGTGTGTAAAGAGCTTCCATCCGCTGACTGTTTACATCCATCAAGAAGGCCTGGTGCGCTTCGCCACTGAGAAGTACAACCTGTCATCTCTGCATAACCTGTACGCTCATCTCACCAACACCAGCATCAATAAGTTCGGCCCCTTCTACAAGACTGAGAAAGAGCGAGTGGGCCAAGGATGCAAGTGGACCATGAGCAAGTTTAGGCATTTTCTCCACAGCCAAGACATCAATGAGCTTCTTCTGTGGCAGAGAATCAGCAACATCGTCACTCTGACCCTCCTCACCATCGCTTCCTCTGTCCCCTCATGTCCAAACTGTGTGGAGCTGTTTGGCTTTGACATCCTGATTGACGTCAAGTTTAAACCTTGGCTACTGGAGGTCAACTACAGCCCTGCGTTGACTCTGGACTGCCAAGCAGATATTACCGTGAAGAAAGGGCTAATCAGCGATCTGATTGACTTGATGAACTATACATTGATTGACAGTTTGAGAGAGAAGGCTTATCAGAGACAAGGGTACAAGCAGCCTTGTTTTGATGCTAACCACCCCTCCAAGTTAAAAGAAACCAAATTTCAGAAGCAAAGGAGTGGTAGCCAGTCCTCTCAGATACTCCCTCTAATAAAAACTCATCACCAGCCTAAAAAGATGAGCCTAAGACGATCCAGACAACATGCTTTTGTAGCCGAATACCAAAGACATCTTCCCCCTGTTGACTTAAACAAGATATATGCCACCAGCAGCAGAATAGTTAACACCACAGTCAACAAAACCCACACCAACAAGACCTTAAACATGATACTCGGCCCGCATTCAAGGACAAACGTGTCAGTTGTAAACAGACAGACGGTTCCAGCTCCTGCACTGTGGCTGACAGACAACAGGAGTCTCCATGTGTCTGAGGTTACCAACCATGACAACACTGAAACAGAAGCTGAGACAGAGCTCTCGGGAGAGACAGACGTTTCCTCTTTGATACAAGATATCCCGGTCAACGGGGTGGGACTCAGATGCCCGGCTGTGTCCTGCAAGCTCCCGAATATTTACAG TGGGAATCACAGACCAGTAAGGATGGAGAGATCCACAGCACTGAATGGACAACATATCCCTCCGCTCAGAGTTGGAGACTTCATTCGGACATTCCCTTTTAATGCGGCCACTCTGAGGGCCTCACAGCATGAACTGGATGTTAAGATAGTCATACAGGAGCTACACAAGCTCACTGCTCAGCTGGCCACAACGGGCAGGAAGTTGAAGAGAAAACAGGCGGAGATAGGTGGTGAGGAAGATTTTGATTCACTGCTGTGGGGGCCAAAGGACCCTCCGCTGCTCAGTCAGTGCTTCAAACCCACTTGA
- the LOC126398366 gene encoding hatching enzyme 1.2-like isoform X5 encodes MHGVPKPAKTQAGVVPLNDTHNVTSPAPGVVVPMLKPQQASAETLEELQEELVVQEGDMLIQEDRNAVMTLWAEATVPYIISYELADQEFNILTAFRMISDFTCIRFIPRTTELNYLEFKNGKGCASFVGCRGGAQAVYYARSCSVGNLCHEIVHALGLHHEHTRKDRDQYINVQWQSIIPGREKNFKMRSGNTLNLPYDLESIMHYGEYFFSLDGSPTMLSKYSGVQMGQRTHLSHLDIQRLNKLYHCDERMKSMYG; translated from the exons ATGCATGGTGTGCCGaagccagcaaaaacacaag CTGGTGTCGTCCCGTTAAATGACACCCACAATGTGACTAGTCCTGCCCCAG GTGTAGTTGTTCCCATGCTTAAACCACAGCAAGCCAGCGCAGAAACCTTGGAAG AGCTACAAGAGGAATTGGTTGTCCAAGAGGGAGACATGCTGATTCAG GAGGACAGGAACGCCGTAATGACCCTGTGGGCAGAAGCCACCGTGCCTTACATCATCAGTTATGAGCTGG CTGATCAAGAGTTTAACATCCTCACCGCCTTCAGGATGATATCAGATTTTACCTGCATTCGCTTCATACCACGCACCACGGAGCTGAACTACCTGGAGTTCAAGAATGGCAAAGG CTGTGCATCCTTTGTTGGTTGCCGAGGAGGAGCCCAGGCGGTGTATTACGCCCGCTCGTGCAGCGTGGGGAACCTTTGCCATGAGATCGTTCATGCTCTGGGGCTGCATCATGAACACACCCGCAAGGACCGGGATCAATATATCAATGTGCAGTGGCAGAGCATCATCCCTG GCAGAGAAAAGAACTTCAAGATGAGAAGTGGAAACACTCTGAACCTGCCGTATGACCTCGAGTCCATAATGCACTACGGAGA GTATTTTTTCAGTCTAGATGGAAGTCCAACGATGTTGTCAAAGTACAGCGGAGTGCAGATGGGTCAGAGAACACATCTCAGCCACCTGGATATACAGAGACTGAACAAACTCTACCACTGCG ACGAGCGGATGAAATCGATGTATGGATGA